The Maniola hyperantus chromosome 9, iAphHyp1.2, whole genome shotgun sequence genome includes a region encoding these proteins:
- the LOC117985381 gene encoding uncharacterized protein, with the protein MYARIYRAARSSGLRARAHGASALQLHEPQITLPDLVEEEGLTLKIDMPDNVAESERKFGPFLLPPERPVRCPSVASLRNARRDGKSTEDIRKGLPAVSSAPLLAAPLLTVQPQAVTNGSRITSIRCRISNASLFRYREESRAARVGLLTGALVLLHVPHAVAAVASAVMPGLAASARTPALALLLLASAASPFLFALRSRRVQREARRLLLPEKSAWDRPSSAASSAAVDGQRARAALDLLRTLSPGVDSVEIGESGGSGSGNGSDGVCRSSFSSGGSTQISTASEE; encoded by the coding sequence ATGTACGCGAGAATCTACCGTGCGGCGCGATCGTCTGGACTGCGAGCGCGAGCGCACGGAGCCAGCGCTCTACAACTCCACGAACCCCAAATAACTTTGCCCGATTTAGTGGAGGAAGAAGGGCTCACATTAAAAATTGATATGCCAGACAATGTCGCTGAGAGCGAACGTAAGTTTGGACCTTTCCTGTTACCACCGGAGAGACCTGTGCGCTGCCCGTCTGTTGCAAGTTTGAGAAATGCGCGAAGAGACGGCAAATCGACTGAGGATATACGGAAGGGTCTACCGGCAGTTAGCTCTGCGCCATTGCTCGCGGCGCCTCTCCTCACCGTGCAACCTCAAGCAGTCACGAATGGTTCGAGGATTACGTCGATACGTTGTCGCATATCAAACGCTTCACTGTTTCGGTATAGGGAAGAATCTCGTGCAGCCAGAGTTGGACTATTAACTGGTGCGCTAGTGTTGTTACATGTGCCACACGCAGTGGCAGCTGTCGCGTCGGCTGTGATGCCGGGTTTAGCAGCGAGTGCTCGGACTCCCGCGTTAGCCTTGCTGTTGCTCGCGTCAGCAGCTTCACCTTTCCTGTTCGCGCTGCGTTCGCGAAGAGTGCAGCGTGAAGCTAGACGGCTCCTACTGCCCGAGAAGAGCGCGTGGGATCGGCCGTCAAGCGCGGCTTCCAGTGCGGCCGTCGACGGTCAACGGGCTCGTGCCGCGTTAGACTTGTTGAGGACGCTGTCCCCGGGAGTCGACAGCGTGGAGATCGGAGAGAGCGGCGGGTCCGGGTCGGGAAACGGCTCGGATGGCGTGTGCCGCAGCTCCTTCAGCTCGGGCGGCAGCACGCAGATCTCCACGGCGTCGGAGGAGTGA